Proteins encoded by one window of Procambarus clarkii isolate CNS0578487 chromosome 92, FALCON_Pclarkii_2.0, whole genome shotgun sequence:
- the LOC138359633 gene encoding uncharacterized protein, which produces MRLCSYLHSSTKPALEHQACTRAPSLHSSTKPALEHPACTRAPSLHSSTKPALEHQACTRAPSLHSSTKPALEHQACTRAPSLHSSTKPALEHQACTRAPSLHSSHQVCTRAPSLHSSTKPALEHQVCTRAPSLHSSTKPALEHQACTRAPSLHSSTKPAPEHQACTRAPSLHSSTKPALEHQACTRAPSLHSSTKPALEHQACTRAPSLCLSTKPALEHQACTRAPSLHSSTKPALEHQACTRAPSLHSSTKPVPEHQACTRAPSLHPSTKPALEHQACTRAPSLHPSTKPALEHLACTRAPSLHSSTKPALEHQACTRAPSLHSSTKPALEHQACTRAPSLHSSTKPALEHQACA; this is translated from the coding sequence ATGAGGTTATGTTCATACCTGCACTCGAGCACCAAGCCTGCACTCGAGCACCAAGCCTGCACTCGAGCACCAAGCCTGCACTCGAGCACCAAGCCTGCACTCGAGCACCCAGCCTGCACTCGAGCACCAAGCCTGCACTCGAGCACCAAGCCTGCACTCGAGCACCAAGCCTGCACTCGAGCACCAAGTCTGCACTCGAGCACCAAGCCTGCACTCGAGCACCAAGCCTGCACTCGAGCACCAAGCCTGCACTCGAGCACCAAGCCTGCACTCGAGCACCAAGCCTGCACTCGAGCACCAAGCCTGCACTCGAGCCACCAAGTCTGCACTCGAGCACCAAGCCTGCACTCGAGCACCAAGCCTGCACTCGAGCACCAAGTCTGCACTCGAGCACCAAGCCTGCACTCGAGCACCAAGCCTGCACTCGAGCACCAAGCCTGCACTCGAGCACCAAGCCTGCACTCGAGCACCAAGCCTGCACCCGAGCACCAAGCCTGCACCCGAGCACCAAGCCTGCACTCGAGCACCAAACCTGCACTCGAGCACCAAGCCTGCACCCGAGCACCAAGCCTGCACTCGAGCACCAAGCCTGCACTCGAGCACCAAGCCTGCACTCGAGCACCAAGCCTGTGCCTGAGCACCAAGCCTGCACTCGAGCACCAAGCCTGCACTCGAGCACCAAGCCTGCACTCGAGCACCAAGCCTGCACTCGAGCACCAAGCCTGCACTCGAGCACCAAGCCTGCACTCGAGCACCAAGCCTGTGCCTGAGCACCAAGCCTGCACCCGAGCACCAAGCCTGCACCCGAGCACCAAGCCTGCACTCGAGCACCAAGCCTGCACTCGAGCACCAAGCCTGCACCCGAGCACCAAGCCTGCACTCGAGCACCTAGCCTGCACTCGAGCACCAAGCCTGCACTCGAGCACCAAGCCTGCACTCGAGCACCAAGCCTGCACTCGAGCACCAAGCCTGCACTCGAGCACCAAACCTGCACTCGAGCACCAAGCCTGCACCCGAGCACCAAGCCTGCACTCGAGCACCAAGCCTGCACTCGAGCACCAAGCCTGTGCCTGA